One genomic region from Capra hircus breed San Clemente chromosome 18, ASM170441v1, whole genome shotgun sequence encodes:
- the CLEC3A gene encoding C-type lectin domain family 3 member A, giving the protein MAKNGLVIYVLVIILLLDQTSCHASKFKARKHSKRRVKEKDADLKTQVEKLWREVNALKEMQALQTVCLRGTKFHKKCYLAAEGSKHFHEANEDCISKGGTLVVPRSSDEINALRDYGKRSLPGVNDLWLGINDMVAEGKFVDVNGLAISFLNWDQAQPNGGKRENCAFFSQSAQGKWSDEACSSSKRYICEFTIPQ; this is encoded by the exons ATGGCAAAGAATGGACTTGTAATTTACGTCCTGGTTATCATCTTGCTCCTGGACCAGACCAGCTGCCACGCGTCCAAGTTCAAAGCCAGGAAGCACAGCAAACGCCGAGTGAAAG AGAAGGATGCAGACCTGAAGACTCAAGTGGAAAAGCTCTGGCGAGAAGTCAACGCCCTGAAGGAAATGCAAGCCCTGCAGACAG TCTGTCTCCGAGGCACAAAATTTCACAAGAAGTGCTACCTTGCCGCGGAAGGCTCGAAGCACTTCCACGAAGCCAATGAAGACTGCATTTCCAAGGGCGGGACCCTGGTTGTCCCCAGAAGCTCCGATGAAATCAACGCCCTCCGAGACTATGGTAAAAGGAGCCTGCCGGGGGTCAATGACCTTTGGCTGGGCATCAACGACATGGTCGCAGAAGGCAAGTTTGTCGACGTCAATGGGCTTGCCATCTCCTTCCTCAATTGGGACCAGGCACAGCCGAACGGTGGCAAGCGGGAAAACTGTGCCTTCTTCTCCCAGTCAGCTCAGGGCAAGTGGAGTGATGAGGCCTGTAGTAGCAGCAAGAGGTACATATGTGAGTTCACCATCCCTCAGTAG